The Nostoc sp. 'Lobaria pulmonaria (5183) cyanobiont' DNA window CAAATTCCCGCAAATATCAAAGAGTTACTGAAGAAGGCTAAAACAGATCCCCAAGCACTTGATAAAGCTATCGAACAACAAACAGATATTCAAACGCTGCAAACTCAACAACTGAGCCAAGTTCGCCAGCGCCGAGACGAAACACTGCAACAAGCTAAAGATACTGCTTGGAAGTCTGGACTGCGGATTGGTATTAGCAGTTTGCTATTGTCCATTGGTTACATTATCATCGGCTGGACAGGCTTAAGAGGTAGGGGTGCTGTACAAGGTGGTAAACCTAGAGCTGCCGCACGCTAATCCACTATTGGCATGGCAGTAGGACGTATTCAAAAATTATTTACGGCTAATACTGCCATGCGCCTAATAGTTAATAACCATAAAAAGGCAATTATCACTGAGTAAAATCGCTATAAAACTTGAGTAATGTTCTCAATTTACATACTGACATATAACGAAGAACTAGATATTGCTGCTTGTATCGAATCGGCGATGTTATCAGATGACATCATTGTTGTGGATTCATGCAGTAGCGATCGCACTGTGGAAATCGCCAGTCGCTATCCCATCCGCGTTGTCCAACACGCTTTTGAAAGCCACGGACGCCAACGCACCTGGATGTTAGAGTCTATCCCCCCAAAGCATCAATGGGTTTACATTCTCGAAGCTGACGAGCGCATGACACCAGAACTGTTTGCGGAATGCGAAAAGGCAAGTCAGAACCCAGACTACATCGGTTACTACGTGGCTGAACGCGTCATGTTCATGAATCGTTGGATTCGCTACAGCACACAGTATCCCCGTTACCAAATGCGACTCTTCCGCCACGGGAAAGTCTGGTTTACGGACTACGGTCATACTGAGCGAGAAGTTTGTGAGGGTGCAACTAGCTTTTTAAAAGAAACATACCCACACTACACTTGTAGCAAAGGTTTGAGCCGCTGGATTGATAAGCACAACCGTTATTCTACGGATGAAGCTCAAGAAACATTGTATCAGCTAGAACAGGGCAAGGTTAACTGGCAAGATTTATTCTTTGGCAAATCAGAAGTCAAAAGACGGCGTGCCCTGAAAGATTTGTCTTTGCGTTTGCCCGCCAGGCCGTTGCTACGGTTTATATATATGTATTTTATCTTAGGCGGATGTTTAGATGGACGCGCCGGAGTCGCTTGGTGTACATTGCAGGCATTCTACGAATACCT harbors:
- a CDS encoding glycosyltransferase family 2 protein: MFSIYILTYNEELDIAACIESAMLSDDIIVVDSCSSDRTVEIASRYPIRVVQHAFESHGRQRTWMLESIPPKHQWVYILEADERMTPELFAECEKASQNPDYIGYYVAERVMFMNRWIRYSTQYPRYQMRLFRHGKVWFTDYGHTEREVCEGATSFLKETYPHYTCSKGLSRWIDKHNRYSTDEAQETLYQLEQGKVNWQDLFFGKSEVKRRRALKDLSLRLPARPLLRFIYMYFILGGCLDGRAGVAWCTLQAFYEYLILLKVWEMKYLPKPNLDTTAILLQESTQQVQCADSETTQVDAA